A window from Argopecten irradians isolate NY chromosome 3, Ai_NY, whole genome shotgun sequence encodes these proteins:
- the LOC138319112 gene encoding leucine-rich repeat-containing protein 74B-like isoform X1 yields MNLTGGEEVAEAEGQVQPPALDPALEAQAQLLLSSVPEETDMDMEIDHGLGSRTDTRLSIGRVPSQMSRATMVRTPAARPQTQDKGIEEVEDEEHILITELKQSEYRQEESEEVESPKEPDILVLDDKVPITSRTDEDEYDTDLEVEEDTEDLHDTSGRSNYRKICSQFGVVPISYFVRHILDQELVMRYHGLGPVAAKAMALVLRDNVTLEKLNLNGNWIEGQGGEAMARMLEENDYISELSLSDNRLGALGARSICRMLGVNTGLRKIDLSDNAFEDGDVECFVEMMDNNKYLKVLDLSRNRFGEQAGEQLGPAIASNDILDSLDLSWNHLRQKGAVSVARGLKENVRLKQCSLAWNGFGPEGGAAIADALITNNSLHEIDISGNRLNADVAVKVAKAIAVNDNIRVLRMGNNLLTTIGAIALARSINETDSSEMEELDLTDVPVEFEFLRICEDIKMKRPNFKVTHGPILRSGNTMEDLGKPAIDPFKRKDPVMVLQDHIVVNDMRLLDILKRHDPDETLQVTPEQFMAALDELAVPYDKPKVHEAIERIAKEQNGRIYFGDFIKQFEKANDEVNEVSEVT; encoded by the exons ATGAATTTGACAGGGGGAGAAGAGGTGGCCGAGGCGGAGGGGCAGGTCCAGCCCCCTGCCCTGGACCCGGCGCTGGAGGCTCAG GCACAGCTGCTTCTGTCCTCTGTACCAGAGGAGACGGACATGGACATGGAGATCGATCATGGTCTCGGAAGTCGGACGGACACTCGTCTGTCTATAGGGCGTGTACCGTCACAGATGTCTCGCGCCACCATGGTAAGGACGCCGGCCGCGAGACCGCAAACCCAGGACAAAGGAATAGAGGAAGTGGAGGATGAGGAACACATCCTCATCACAGAACTAAAACAATCAGAATACAGACAGGAGGAGAGCGAAGAAGTAGAATCTCCTAAAGAGCCAGACATTCTAGTACTAGATGATAAAGTTCCGATCACATCTAGGACAGATGAGGATGAGTACGATACAGACTTGGAAGTCGAAG AGGATACTGAAGATCTCCATGACACCAGTGGACGGTCCAACTACAGGAAGATTTGTTCACAGTTCGGTGTGGTACCGATATCGTACTTCGTACGTCATATCCTGGACCAGGAACTTGTGATGCGTTACCATGGACTCGGACCTGTGGCCGCTAAGGCCATGGCATTAGTGCTTAGG GACAATGTTACTCTAGAGAAACTGAATCTTAACGGAAACTGGATAGAAGGCCAAGGAGGGGAAGCCATGGCCAGGATGTTAGAGGAAAACGACTACATATCGGAACTG AGTTTATCAGACAATCGGCTGGGTGCGTTGGGAGCCAGAAGTATCTGTAGGATGTTAGGAGTGAATACTGGACTGAGAAAGATAGATCTATCAG ATAATGCATTCGAAGACGGCGATGTCGAGTGTTTCGTCGAGATGATGGAT AACAACAAGTATCTGAAGGTTCTAGATTTGAGTCGGAACCGGTTTGGGGAGCAGGCAGGAGAACAGCTAGGGCCAGCAATAG CTTCCAACGATATCCTAGATTCTTTAGACCTAAGTTGGAATCACCTTCGACAGAAGGGGGCGGTGTCTGTAGCACGTGGTCTTAAG GAAAACGTGAGACTAAAGCAGTGCTCACTAGCATGGAATGGATTTGGACCAGAAGGTGGCGCCGCTATCGCCGATGCCCTCATCACCAATAACTCTCTTCATGAGATCGACATCAGCGGAAACAGACTGAACGCTGACGTGGCGGTGAAGGTAGCCAAGGCCATTGCCGTCAACGACAACATCCGGGTACTAAGG ATGGGTAATAACCTTCTGACGACTATTGGTGCTATCGCCCTGGCTCGCTCTATCAACGAAACCGACAGCAGCGAGATGGAGGAACTCGACCTTACT GATGTCCCTGTCGAGTTCGAGTTCCTGAGGATCTGCGAAGACATCAAAATGAAGCGGCCAAACTTTAAAGTGACACATGGTCCCATCCTGAGGTCGGGTAATACCATGGAAGACCTGGGTAAGCCAGCTATTGACCCATTCAAGAGAAAGGACCCTGTCATGGTGTTACAGGACCACATAGTCGTCAATGATATGAGGCTCCTTGATATCCTGAAGAGACACGATCCTGACGAGACCCTGCAGGTCACACCGGAACAATTCATGGCCGCACTAGAT GAGCTCGCCGTACCATACGACAAACCGAAAGTGCATGAAGCCATTGAACGCATAGCTAAAGAACAAAATGGACGCATATACTTTGG TGATTTCATTAAACAATTCGAGAAAGCCAATGATGAGGTAAACGAAGTCAGTGAAGTCACGTGA
- the LOC138319112 gene encoding leucine-rich repeat-containing protein 74B-like isoform X2 — MNLTGGEEVAEAEGQVQPPALDPALEAQLLLSSVPEETDMDMEIDHGLGSRTDTRLSIGRVPSQMSRATMVRTPAARPQTQDKGIEEVEDEEHILITELKQSEYRQEESEEVESPKEPDILVLDDKVPITSRTDEDEYDTDLEVEEDTEDLHDTSGRSNYRKICSQFGVVPISYFVRHILDQELVMRYHGLGPVAAKAMALVLRDNVTLEKLNLNGNWIEGQGGEAMARMLEENDYISELSLSDNRLGALGARSICRMLGVNTGLRKIDLSDNAFEDGDVECFVEMMDNNKYLKVLDLSRNRFGEQAGEQLGPAIASNDILDSLDLSWNHLRQKGAVSVARGLKENVRLKQCSLAWNGFGPEGGAAIADALITNNSLHEIDISGNRLNADVAVKVAKAIAVNDNIRVLRMGNNLLTTIGAIALARSINETDSSEMEELDLTDVPVEFEFLRICEDIKMKRPNFKVTHGPILRSGNTMEDLGKPAIDPFKRKDPVMVLQDHIVVNDMRLLDILKRHDPDETLQVTPEQFMAALDELAVPYDKPKVHEAIERIAKEQNGRIYFGDFIKQFEKANDEVNEVSEVT; from the exons ATGAATTTGACAGGGGGAGAAGAGGTGGCCGAGGCGGAGGGGCAGGTCCAGCCCCCTGCCCTGGACCCGGCGCTGGAGGCTCAG CTGCTTCTGTCCTCTGTACCAGAGGAGACGGACATGGACATGGAGATCGATCATGGTCTCGGAAGTCGGACGGACACTCGTCTGTCTATAGGGCGTGTACCGTCACAGATGTCTCGCGCCACCATGGTAAGGACGCCGGCCGCGAGACCGCAAACCCAGGACAAAGGAATAGAGGAAGTGGAGGATGAGGAACACATCCTCATCACAGAACTAAAACAATCAGAATACAGACAGGAGGAGAGCGAAGAAGTAGAATCTCCTAAAGAGCCAGACATTCTAGTACTAGATGATAAAGTTCCGATCACATCTAGGACAGATGAGGATGAGTACGATACAGACTTGGAAGTCGAAG AGGATACTGAAGATCTCCATGACACCAGTGGACGGTCCAACTACAGGAAGATTTGTTCACAGTTCGGTGTGGTACCGATATCGTACTTCGTACGTCATATCCTGGACCAGGAACTTGTGATGCGTTACCATGGACTCGGACCTGTGGCCGCTAAGGCCATGGCATTAGTGCTTAGG GACAATGTTACTCTAGAGAAACTGAATCTTAACGGAAACTGGATAGAAGGCCAAGGAGGGGAAGCCATGGCCAGGATGTTAGAGGAAAACGACTACATATCGGAACTG AGTTTATCAGACAATCGGCTGGGTGCGTTGGGAGCCAGAAGTATCTGTAGGATGTTAGGAGTGAATACTGGACTGAGAAAGATAGATCTATCAG ATAATGCATTCGAAGACGGCGATGTCGAGTGTTTCGTCGAGATGATGGAT AACAACAAGTATCTGAAGGTTCTAGATTTGAGTCGGAACCGGTTTGGGGAGCAGGCAGGAGAACAGCTAGGGCCAGCAATAG CTTCCAACGATATCCTAGATTCTTTAGACCTAAGTTGGAATCACCTTCGACAGAAGGGGGCGGTGTCTGTAGCACGTGGTCTTAAG GAAAACGTGAGACTAAAGCAGTGCTCACTAGCATGGAATGGATTTGGACCAGAAGGTGGCGCCGCTATCGCCGATGCCCTCATCACCAATAACTCTCTTCATGAGATCGACATCAGCGGAAACAGACTGAACGCTGACGTGGCGGTGAAGGTAGCCAAGGCCATTGCCGTCAACGACAACATCCGGGTACTAAGG ATGGGTAATAACCTTCTGACGACTATTGGTGCTATCGCCCTGGCTCGCTCTATCAACGAAACCGACAGCAGCGAGATGGAGGAACTCGACCTTACT GATGTCCCTGTCGAGTTCGAGTTCCTGAGGATCTGCGAAGACATCAAAATGAAGCGGCCAAACTTTAAAGTGACACATGGTCCCATCCTGAGGTCGGGTAATACCATGGAAGACCTGGGTAAGCCAGCTATTGACCCATTCAAGAGAAAGGACCCTGTCATGGTGTTACAGGACCACATAGTCGTCAATGATATGAGGCTCCTTGATATCCTGAAGAGACACGATCCTGACGAGACCCTGCAGGTCACACCGGAACAATTCATGGCCGCACTAGAT GAGCTCGCCGTACCATACGACAAACCGAAAGTGCATGAAGCCATTGAACGCATAGCTAAAGAACAAAATGGACGCATATACTTTGG TGATTTCATTAAACAATTCGAGAAAGCCAATGATGAGGTAAACGAAGTCAGTGAAGTCACGTGA
- the LOC138319112 gene encoding leucine-rich repeat-containing protein 74B-like isoform X3, whose product MDMEIDHGLGSRTDTRLSIGRVPSQMSRATMVRTPAARPQTQDKGIEEVEDEEHILITELKQSEYRQEESEEVESPKEPDILVLDDKVPITSRTDEDEYDTDLEVEEDTEDLHDTSGRSNYRKICSQFGVVPISYFVRHILDQELVMRYHGLGPVAAKAMALVLRDNVTLEKLNLNGNWIEGQGGEAMARMLEENDYISELSLSDNRLGALGARSICRMLGVNTGLRKIDLSDNAFEDGDVECFVEMMDNNKYLKVLDLSRNRFGEQAGEQLGPAIASNDILDSLDLSWNHLRQKGAVSVARGLKENVRLKQCSLAWNGFGPEGGAAIADALITNNSLHEIDISGNRLNADVAVKVAKAIAVNDNIRVLRMGNNLLTTIGAIALARSINETDSSEMEELDLTDVPVEFEFLRICEDIKMKRPNFKVTHGPILRSGNTMEDLGKPAIDPFKRKDPVMVLQDHIVVNDMRLLDILKRHDPDETLQVTPEQFMAALDELAVPYDKPKVHEAIERIAKEQNGRIYFGDFIKQFEKANDEVNEVSEVT is encoded by the exons ATGGACATGGAGATCGATCATGGTCTCGGAAGTCGGACGGACACTCGTCTGTCTATAGGGCGTGTACCGTCACAGATGTCTCGCGCCACCATGGTAAGGACGCCGGCCGCGAGACCGCAAACCCAGGACAAAGGAATAGAGGAAGTGGAGGATGAGGAACACATCCTCATCACAGAACTAAAACAATCAGAATACAGACAGGAGGAGAGCGAAGAAGTAGAATCTCCTAAAGAGCCAGACATTCTAGTACTAGATGATAAAGTTCCGATCACATCTAGGACAGATGAGGATGAGTACGATACAGACTTGGAAGTCGAAG AGGATACTGAAGATCTCCATGACACCAGTGGACGGTCCAACTACAGGAAGATTTGTTCACAGTTCGGTGTGGTACCGATATCGTACTTCGTACGTCATATCCTGGACCAGGAACTTGTGATGCGTTACCATGGACTCGGACCTGTGGCCGCTAAGGCCATGGCATTAGTGCTTAGG GACAATGTTACTCTAGAGAAACTGAATCTTAACGGAAACTGGATAGAAGGCCAAGGAGGGGAAGCCATGGCCAGGATGTTAGAGGAAAACGACTACATATCGGAACTG AGTTTATCAGACAATCGGCTGGGTGCGTTGGGAGCCAGAAGTATCTGTAGGATGTTAGGAGTGAATACTGGACTGAGAAAGATAGATCTATCAG ATAATGCATTCGAAGACGGCGATGTCGAGTGTTTCGTCGAGATGATGGAT AACAACAAGTATCTGAAGGTTCTAGATTTGAGTCGGAACCGGTTTGGGGAGCAGGCAGGAGAACAGCTAGGGCCAGCAATAG CTTCCAACGATATCCTAGATTCTTTAGACCTAAGTTGGAATCACCTTCGACAGAAGGGGGCGGTGTCTGTAGCACGTGGTCTTAAG GAAAACGTGAGACTAAAGCAGTGCTCACTAGCATGGAATGGATTTGGACCAGAAGGTGGCGCCGCTATCGCCGATGCCCTCATCACCAATAACTCTCTTCATGAGATCGACATCAGCGGAAACAGACTGAACGCTGACGTGGCGGTGAAGGTAGCCAAGGCCATTGCCGTCAACGACAACATCCGGGTACTAAGG ATGGGTAATAACCTTCTGACGACTATTGGTGCTATCGCCCTGGCTCGCTCTATCAACGAAACCGACAGCAGCGAGATGGAGGAACTCGACCTTACT GATGTCCCTGTCGAGTTCGAGTTCCTGAGGATCTGCGAAGACATCAAAATGAAGCGGCCAAACTTTAAAGTGACACATGGTCCCATCCTGAGGTCGGGTAATACCATGGAAGACCTGGGTAAGCCAGCTATTGACCCATTCAAGAGAAAGGACCCTGTCATGGTGTTACAGGACCACATAGTCGTCAATGATATGAGGCTCCTTGATATCCTGAAGAGACACGATCCTGACGAGACCCTGCAGGTCACACCGGAACAATTCATGGCCGCACTAGAT GAGCTCGCCGTACCATACGACAAACCGAAAGTGCATGAAGCCATTGAACGCATAGCTAAAGAACAAAATGGACGCATATACTTTGG TGATTTCATTAAACAATTCGAGAAAGCCAATGATGAGGTAAACGAAGTCAGTGAAGTCACGTGA
- the LOC138319116 gene encoding rRNA-processing protein FCF1 homolog isoform X2, whose product MGKVKKQQKLAAMKRRINLKDQRIQKKDRLGKKRKKKDVQNMTVRELPQASSAMFFKYNTQLGPPYHILVDTNFINFSIKNKLDIVQSMMDCLYAKCIPYITDCVMAELEKLGSKYRVALRIAKDERFQRLPCLHKGTYADDCLVQRITQHKCYIIATCDKDLKRRIRKIPGVPIMFLQQRRYTIERMPDAFGAPKT is encoded by the exons ATG GGTAAAGTGAAAAAGCAACAAAAACTTGCTGCAATGAAAAGACGCATCAATTTGAAAGATCAAAGAAT acaaaagAAAGACAGATTGGGTAAAAAGCGAAAGAAGAAGGATGTTCAAAACATGACCGTAAGGGAGCT ACCCCAGGCCTCATCAGCGATGTTCTTCAAATATAATACACAACTTGGTCCTCCATATCACATCCTTGTGGATACCAATTTCATCAACTTCTCCATAAAAAACAAACTGGACATTGTCCAGTCCATGATGGATTGTTTGTATGCTAAAT GTATTCCCTACATCACTGACTGTGTGATGGCTGAGTTGGAGAAGCTTGGAAGTAAATATAGAGTAGCTTTGAG GATTGCAAAAGACGAGAGATTCCAGCGACTGCCATGTCTACACAAAGGAACCTATGCTGATGACTGCCTAGTACAGAGAATCACACAG cataaatgttatataatagCAACTTGTGATAAAGATTTGAAGAGAAGGATTCGCAAAATTCCTGGCGTCCCAATTATGTTCCTACAGCAGCGAAG GTATACCATTGAAAGAATGCCAGATGCATTTGGCGCTCCAAAGACATAA
- the LOC138319116 gene encoding rRNA-processing protein FCF1 homolog isoform X1: MAACMEARDFSRGTQYQSPKGYWNVLDLYAYTHVMGKVKKQQKLAAMKRRINLKDQRIQKKDRLGKKRKKKDVQNMTVRELPQASSAMFFKYNTQLGPPYHILVDTNFINFSIKNKLDIVQSMMDCLYAKCIPYITDCVMAELEKLGSKYRVALRIAKDERFQRLPCLHKGTYADDCLVQRITQHKCYIIATCDKDLKRRIRKIPGVPIMFLQQRRYTIERMPDAFGAPKT; encoded by the exons atggctgcctgcatggaggcgcgagacttttcccgcgggacacaataTCAAAGTCcaaaggggtactggaatgtattggatcTTTATGCTTACACAcatgttatg GGTAAAGTGAAAAAGCAACAAAAACTTGCTGCAATGAAAAGACGCATCAATTTGAAAGATCAAAGAAT acaaaagAAAGACAGATTGGGTAAAAAGCGAAAGAAGAAGGATGTTCAAAACATGACCGTAAGGGAGCT ACCCCAGGCCTCATCAGCGATGTTCTTCAAATATAATACACAACTTGGTCCTCCATATCACATCCTTGTGGATACCAATTTCATCAACTTCTCCATAAAAAACAAACTGGACATTGTCCAGTCCATGATGGATTGTTTGTATGCTAAAT GTATTCCCTACATCACTGACTGTGTGATGGCTGAGTTGGAGAAGCTTGGAAGTAAATATAGAGTAGCTTTGAG GATTGCAAAAGACGAGAGATTCCAGCGACTGCCATGTCTACACAAAGGAACCTATGCTGATGACTGCCTAGTACAGAGAATCACACAG cataaatgttatataatagCAACTTGTGATAAAGATTTGAAGAGAAGGATTCGCAAAATTCCTGGCGTCCCAATTATGTTCCTACAGCAGCGAAG GTATACCATTGAAAGAATGCCAGATGCATTTGGCGCTCCAAAGACATAA